Proteins from a genomic interval of Bacteroidia bacterium:
- a CDS encoding GntP family permease — MLWNLLSLLLILILLVYSVSKWKLHPFIALILAAIALGFSLGMGGKQSLEVLLEGFGNTMKWIAIVVILGAFIGEVLSETGAAQRISKAVVKRTGEKKLPWAMGITGYLVSIPVFVDVAYIILQPITEALSVKSKRPVLVLGLALTAGLTVSHTLIPPTPGPLVVASLLKVDLGKMLLINLGVGGLAMAAGILWASKACKNQWLEYDQKLLAQKKEIDTETEHANIPVIMDLLPILVPILLMAAGGFLELEEGSYSQEILAFISTPIIAVLIGAFIAFLQFNRTSGKAEFNRLVEQAIVKSALVIMITAAGGAFGNIIRESGMDASLSDFFISYPALGIMLPFLLAAVLTTATGSITVSLIGTASILGPMASEMSYSPEIMAALIGCGSFCVFHANSSFFWLLNRLHDVPVHILYKTYTPQSAVMGFSGLMLVLCLHFLGLA; from the coding sequence ATGCTCTGGAACCTCCTGTCCTTACTGCTGATCCTGATCCTCCTGGTCTATTCGGTATCAAAATGGAAACTACATCCCTTTATAGCCCTTATTCTGGCTGCGATTGCTCTGGGCTTTTCACTGGGAATGGGAGGAAAACAAAGCCTGGAAGTCTTACTGGAAGGATTCGGAAACACGATGAAATGGATTGCCATAGTCGTGATTTTGGGAGCCTTTATCGGCGAGGTCTTGAGCGAGACCGGAGCCGCCCAAAGAATTTCAAAAGCGGTCGTAAAAAGAACCGGAGAAAAGAAGCTTCCCTGGGCAATGGGAATAACCGGATATTTGGTATCTATTCCTGTTTTTGTAGATGTAGCCTATATCATTTTACAACCTATCACAGAAGCTTTATCAGTAAAAAGTAAAAGGCCTGTTTTGGTTTTAGGTCTTGCGCTGACAGCTGGACTTACCGTTTCTCATACCTTGATCCCCCCTACTCCGGGTCCCTTAGTGGTTGCCTCTTTATTAAAGGTGGATTTGGGGAAAATGCTACTTATCAATTTGGGAGTTGGAGGCCTAGCTATGGCAGCAGGAATTCTCTGGGCTTCAAAAGCCTGTAAAAATCAATGGCTGGAATATGATCAAAAGCTCCTGGCTCAAAAAAAAGAAATTGATACAGAGACTGAGCATGCCAATATTCCGGTAATTATGGATCTATTACCCATCCTGGTGCCAATCCTCTTGATGGCTGCAGGTGGATTTCTGGAATTGGAAGAAGGCTCATACTCTCAGGAAATACTTGCTTTCATCAGTACTCCTATTATAGCAGTACTTATTGGGGCTTTTATTGCTTTCTTGCAATTCAACAGGACTTCTGGAAAAGCCGAATTCAATAGATTGGTAGAACAAGCCATTGTAAAGTCAGCATTGGTAATTATGATCACTGCTGCTGGAGGAGCTTTTGGCAATATCATAAGAGAAAGTGGAATGGACGCCTCGCTTTCTGACTTCTTTATTTCCTATCCTGCTTTGGGTATAATGTTACCCTTTTTACTTGCAGCAGTCCTTACAACGGCTACCGGCTCGATAACTGTTTCCCTGATCGGAACTGCCTCAATTTTGGGGCCTATGGCCTCAGAGATGAGTTATTCTCCAGAGATTATGGCTGCCCTGATTGGCTGTGGATCCTTTTGCGTTTTTCATGCCAATTCGAGTTTTTTCTGGCTGCTCAATCGTCTGCATGATGTTCCGGTTCACATCCTCTATAAAACCTATACACCTCAATCTGCAGTAATGGGTTTTTCAGGTTTAATGCTTGTCCTCTGCCTCCATTTTTTGGGTCTCGCCTAG
- a CDS encoding LysR family transcriptional regulator translates to MELKYFRLIKTIAEEGSIANSSERLFLTQSALSHQLREVEERLGFKVFQRKRNQWKLTQEGEEIYALANQLFDSIEKGFSKIKQIKEGSKGQIKISVECQSFFQQLPGFIQKMGILYPEIEIELDTGPRNEMISKVQANQIDLCLATFKPEAEDLLCLEVFRDEIFGVVNKEHFFNEEDYVAPGKFADCHLIINSFPLEGVAVYEHALRHQSIHPKKISAIPFTEISLAMAAANIGVLCAPKWQLNCFKLQEELTFKRIGLHGLKRTHYLIIKKAALQKKYISNFVETFEEEFIGKL, encoded by the coding sequence ATGGAACTTAAATATTTCAGGCTAATCAAAACCATAGCTGAAGAGGGAAGTATCGCGAATTCATCAGAGCGCTTGTTTCTGACTCAGTCGGCTTTAAGTCATCAATTGAGAGAAGTAGAAGAACGCCTGGGTTTTAAAGTTTTTCAGCGAAAACGAAATCAGTGGAAGCTGACACAAGAAGGAGAGGAAATCTATGCTTTGGCGAATCAGTTATTTGATTCCATTGAAAAGGGCTTCAGTAAAATCAAACAGATTAAAGAAGGCTCAAAAGGGCAGATAAAAATATCGGTAGAATGCCAGTCATTTTTTCAACAACTCCCAGGCTTTATTCAGAAAATGGGCATCCTCTATCCGGAAATAGAGATCGAATTAGATACAGGTCCGCGAAATGAAATGATCTCAAAAGTACAAGCCAATCAAATCGACCTTTGTTTGGCAACCTTTAAACCAGAAGCAGAAGACTTGCTATGCCTGGAGGTTTTTCGGGATGAGATTTTTGGGGTAGTTAATAAAGAGCATTTTTTCAATGAAGAGGACTATGTAGCTCCTGGCAAGTTTGCAGACTGTCATCTCATCATCAATTCTTTTCCTTTGGAAGGAGTTGCTGTCTATGAACATGCCTTGCGCCATCAAAGCATACATCCCAAAAAAATATCAGCCATTCCCTTTACAGAAATTTCATTGGCTATGGCAGCTGCAAATATTGGCGTGCTATGCGCTCCTAAATGGCAATTGAATTGCTTTAAGCTACAAGAAGAACTTACTTTCAAACGAATTGGGCTGCATGGACTCAAACGAACCCATTATTTGATCATAAAAAAAGCAGCCCTACAGAAAAAATATATTAGCAATTTCGTGGAAACCTTTGAGGAAGAATTTATCGGCAAGCTATAG
- a CDS encoding nucleoside 2-deoxyribosyltransferase domain-containing protein yields the protein MHVIKAPESISKNFRTEKLIFLAGSIEMGLAEDWQSRVENYFKDLATYTLLNPRRDDWDSSWVQAFENPNFYQQVNWELKGLERADKIIWYVSPDTKAPISLLELGLFAASGKVLLCCPTGFWRKGNVDIVCERYHIPVYEKLDELLAKHFPKSR from the coding sequence ATGCACGTAATCAAAGCACCTGAAAGCATTTCCAAAAATTTCAGGACTGAGAAACTGATCTTCCTGGCAGGATCAATAGAAATGGGGCTGGCAGAAGACTGGCAGAGCAGGGTAGAAAACTATTTCAAAGATCTAGCAACATATACCCTCTTAAATCCCCGAAGGGACGATTGGGATTCCTCATGGGTACAAGCATTTGAGAACCCAAATTTCTATCAGCAAGTCAACTGGGAACTGAAGGGGCTGGAAAGAGCAGATAAGATCATTTGGTATGTAAGTCCAGATACCAAAGCTCCCATTTCACTTTTAGAGTTAGGCTTATTTGCTGCTAGTGGGAAAGTATTGCTCTGCTGCCCAACTGGATTTTGGAGAAAGGGGAATGTAGATATTGTATGTGAAAGATATCACATACCTGTTTACGAAAAGCTGGATGAACTCCTGGCAAAACACTTTCCAAAATCCAGGTAA
- a CDS encoding AraC family transcriptional regulator: MKLQYKSTEKDIRSSIYVKRVFQPYLGGNWHFHKEFELIYFLEGQGHRIVGDHISHFQKGELVLVGEWLPHLWRNDANFDGKADFIVVKFAKEFLGVNLFSLPELSEIRVLLQKSFRGILFSKKTQMEIGKLLLQLSESKSVDLLINFLKVLNILSRDEDYQLLSSPHFVLPSSGSRENRLQKVITYISNNYSRNINLEEISGIAHMTPPAFCRFFKNSTHKTFSHFLNEVRISKACQLLINGEISIKEICYEVGFNSLTNFNRTFRSIKGETPSSYRAAYSLFRHSLSPV; this comes from the coding sequence ATGAAACTTCAATACAAATCCACCGAGAAGGACATCCGCTCCTCAATTTATGTTAAAAGGGTATTCCAGCCATATCTGGGAGGGAATTGGCATTTCCATAAGGAATTTGAACTCATATATTTCCTCGAAGGCCAAGGCCATAGAATCGTTGGTGACCATATCTCTCATTTTCAAAAAGGTGAATTAGTCCTCGTAGGCGAATGGCTCCCTCATTTATGGAGGAATGACGCAAATTTTGATGGAAAAGCGGATTTTATTGTGGTAAAATTTGCCAAAGAATTTTTAGGGGTAAATCTCTTTTCACTTCCCGAACTTAGCGAGATTCGAGTATTGTTGCAGAAGTCTTTCCGGGGAATTCTTTTTTCCAAAAAAACCCAAATGGAAATAGGCAAACTTTTGCTGCAATTAAGTGAGAGTAAGTCTGTTGATTTGCTGATCAACTTCCTCAAAGTCCTGAACATCCTATCCAGAGATGAGGATTATCAGCTCCTTTCTAGTCCTCATTTTGTGCTTCCTTCTTCGGGTTCCAGGGAAAATCGACTACAAAAAGTTATTACCTATATTTCAAATAATTATTCCCGGAATATAAATCTGGAAGAGATTTCAGGTATTGCCCATATGACCCCTCCTGCTTTCTGTCGATTTTTCAAGAACAGTACCCATAAAACTTTTTCCCATTTCCTAAATGAGGTTCGTATAAGTAAGGCTTGTCAGCTCCTCATCAATGGCGAGATTTCCATTAAAGAAATCTGTTATGAAGTCGGCTTTAATTCACTCACCAATTTCAACCGGACATTTCGTAGCATAAAGGGAGAAACTCCTAGTAGTTACAGAGCAGCCTATAGTCTTTTTCGACATTCCCTTTCCCCGGTATAA
- a CDS encoding nuclear transport factor 2 family protein, with protein sequence MNIIKLFIFLMLFLSAFACTNSPSSLKVESRESLLAEEEAIKETLIKMWEAIEYEEVEKYAEFIHPDFTQFGEMDSSLNIGKEKEVEGVRGWLENASNIHTEMLEPRVVVKGTVAWITYYWKDQGISQGEKFSSGGKSSRIFVKEDGKWLCIHGHYTLFP encoded by the coding sequence ATGAATATTATTAAGCTATTCATCTTCCTTATGCTGTTCCTGTCAGCATTTGCCTGTACAAATTCCCCATCTTCTCTTAAAGTGGAAAGCAGGGAAAGTCTGCTGGCTGAAGAGGAAGCCATTAAGGAGACGCTTATAAAGATGTGGGAAGCTATCGAATATGAGGAAGTCGAGAAGTACGCGGAATTTATTCATCCGGATTTTACGCAATTCGGGGAAATGGATTCTTCCTTAAATATTGGTAAGGAAAAAGAAGTAGAAGGAGTAAGAGGATGGCTTGAAAATGCATCCAACATCCACACTGAAATGCTGGAACCCCGGGTAGTAGTTAAAGGAACTGTAGCCTGGATCACCTACTATTGGAAAGATCAGGGGATCAGTCAGGGAGAGAAATTTTCCTCTGGTGGTAAATCAAGCAGAATCTTTGTCAAAGAGGATGGGAAATGGTTATGCATTCATGGACATTATACCCTCTTTCCCTGA
- a CDS encoding DUF1697 domain-containing protein, translated as MKETYLAFLRGINVGGHHKVPMQELRDCLKELGFANIQTILNTGNIIFETEATNLEELEGRISEHLEKHFAFPIPCILRRASFILSLFSEEPFSAIEVHKGIRLYISLLKENKELEPAIPWSSPDTSFRILAKREKNILSVLDLAVSGTPKAMEALEKFYGKDITTRNWNTIKRIVGKLSQT; from the coding sequence ATGAAAGAAACCTATTTGGCTTTTTTGAGAGGAATAAATGTTGGGGGACATCATAAAGTTCCCATGCAGGAATTACGCGATTGCCTTAAAGAACTGGGATTTGCCAATATTCAGACAATCCTCAATACAGGCAATATCATTTTCGAAACGGAAGCTACGAATCTGGAAGAGCTTGAAGGGAGAATTTCTGAGCATCTTGAAAAACACTTTGCTTTTCCGATTCCCTGTATCCTTCGCAGGGCATCTTTTATATTAAGCCTTTTTTCGGAAGAGCCTTTCTCAGCTATTGAAGTACATAAAGGAATTCGATTGTATATCTCTTTATTAAAAGAAAACAAAGAACTGGAGCCAGCTATTCCCTGGTCCAGTCCTGATACTTCTTTTCGAATTCTGGCAAAAAGAGAAAAAAATATTCTCAGTGTTCTCGATCTCGCTGTATCAGGTACTCCAAAAGCCATGGAAGCTCTGGAGAAATTTTACGGCAAGGATATTACCACTCGAAACTGGAACACCATCAAACGCATTGTCGGCAAACTTTCCCAGACATAA
- a CDS encoding ankyrin repeat domain-containing protein: MEYSQLLKLLHDASLAELKTAKSKGLDFSIHDLSTDANLLISYSTYGYTQNYRSDEMIDFLLSCGLDINHKMNRRANGETALHKAIATKNFEIARHLLERGAKVDLQDKNGNTPLFKAVMGYRANPGALEMIRSLRDKGASWDTANFHGSSPRSVAEMIGGGIDAGHNDKSWDLRFLLAED, translated from the coding sequence ATGGAATACTCCCAACTCCTGAAACTCTTGCATGATGCTAGCCTTGCCGAACTCAAGACTGCCAAATCTAAGGGTCTGGATTTTTCGATCCATGATCTCTCTACTGATGCTAATCTCCTGATTTCTTATTCGACCTATGGATATACCCAAAATTATCGCTCAGACGAAATGATTGATTTTCTGCTGAGTTGTGGCCTCGATATAAATCATAAAATGAATAGAAGAGCTAATGGGGAGACGGCTCTCCATAAAGCCATCGCGACTAAAAATTTTGAAATCGCCAGGCATCTTCTTGAAAGAGGAGCAAAGGTAGATCTCCAGGATAAAAATGGGAACACCCCTCTTTTCAAAGCTGTCATGGGCTATAGAGCGAATCCCGGAGCGCTGGAAATGATCAGAAGCTTGAGGGATAAGGGAGCATCATGGGATACTGCAAATTTTCATGGAAGTTCCCCCAGAAGTGTAGCTGAAATGATAGGAGGAGGAATAGATGCCGGTCATAATGACAAAAGCTGGGACCTGAGATTTTTGCTTGCTGAGGACTAA
- a CDS encoding class I SAM-dependent methyltransferase, whose amino-acid sequence MKIEALHDFHDPEFSQAWADRFTPNPDRTRLFQDIQEQIAPLISNENPILELGIGPGYLAVFLLEQLTEMRYVGLDFSQAMLDIAQKRTRKYSERIAFCQVDLVKENWPKKLSNRPAAIVSTWALHDLFKAQNILKVYRDAYGCLAEGGVLLNGDFIKPEESDFEYEGGRIKPSEQLVLLQKAGFSKVECLAEYEKSVDNPTTANNYALFKAVK is encoded by the coding sequence ATGAAAATAGAAGCCTTACACGATTTTCACGATCCTGAATTTTCCCAGGCCTGGGCAGACAGATTTACTCCTAATCCGGACAGGACTCGCCTTTTTCAGGATATTCAAGAACAGATAGCTCCTTTGATCTCCAATGAAAATCCTATCCTAGAGCTAGGAATAGGTCCCGGCTATTTGGCTGTTTTTCTTTTGGAGCAGCTTACAGAAATGCGCTATGTAGGCCTTGATTTTTCTCAGGCTATGCTGGACATTGCTCAAAAAAGGACGCGGAAATATTCAGAAAGAATAGCCTTTTGTCAGGTGGATCTTGTCAAAGAAAATTGGCCCAAAAAACTCAGCAACAGGCCTGCCGCAATTGTATCTACCTGGGCACTGCATGATCTTTTTAAAGCTCAAAACATATTGAAAGTTTATAGGGATGCATATGGATGTTTAGCTGAAGGAGGAGTATTGCTAAATGGTGATTTTATCAAACCTGAGGAATCTGATTTTGAATATGAAGGAGGGCGCATAAAACCCAGCGAACAGCTAGTATTGCTTCAAAAAGCAGGCTTTTCAAAAGTGGAATGTTTAGCTGAGTATGAGAAGTC
- a CDS encoding isocitrate lyase/phosphoenolpyruvate mutase family protein has product MNFKELHKNEAPLIICNVWDVSSAKAAEVAGFQAIATSSGAIASMLGYRDGEEISFEEVLYIVERIISHVKLPLSVDLEAGYSRDPLKIAEYISSLDRLGVVGLNLEDSLWKENRQLVKAEDFAAMLRALSVVLEENRINTFLNIRTDPFLLGHPEPLEESIHRAKIYAAAGADGLFVPCISKEEDIKSLIAATSLPVNVMCMPELADFSELKSWGVSRISMGNFLFNRKAAYLQNLMAEIKTKSSFSPVFQD; this is encoded by the coding sequence ATGAATTTCAAAGAGTTACACAAAAATGAAGCGCCCCTTATTATCTGCAATGTATGGGATGTCAGCAGTGCAAAGGCTGCAGAAGTAGCAGGATTTCAAGCCATAGCTACTTCTAGTGGAGCCATTGCCAGTATGCTCGGATATAGGGATGGAGAAGAGATCAGCTTTGAAGAAGTCTTATATATAGTGGAAAGGATCATTAGCCATGTAAAGCTTCCGCTTTCTGTAGATTTAGAAGCCGGATACAGTCGAGATCCCCTTAAAATCGCAGAATATATAAGCAGCTTGGACCGATTAGGGGTAGTGGGGCTAAATTTGGAAGATAGTCTATGGAAGGAAAACAGGCAGCTAGTTAAAGCAGAAGATTTTGCCGCTATGCTCAGAGCACTTTCGGTAGTCTTGGAAGAGAATAGAATTAATACTTTCCTAAACATAAGAACCGATCCTTTTCTGCTAGGGCATCCTGAGCCTTTGGAGGAAAGCATACATAGAGCTAAAATCTATGCAGCAGCTGGAGCAGACGGATTATTTGTTCCTTGCATAAGCAAAGAAGAAGATATAAAATCACTTATTGCAGCGACTTCTCTACCTGTAAATGTAATGTGCATGCCGGAGCTGGCGGATTTTTCCGAACTAAAATCATGGGGAGTAAGTCGTATTTCCATGGGAAATTTTCTGTTTAATCGTAAAGCTGCATACCTCCAGAATCTTATGGCCGAGATCAAAACGAAGTCAAGTTTTAGCCCCGTTTTCCAAGACTAG